The genomic interval CGCTCGGCCTTTCGATGAAACATCCGTCATCAACGTGGCGTTCATCCCGCCGATCAGAACGAGCACCATTACTGTGGGCATAGACGCAAGCCGCGCGGTCATGAGAAAGCGACGGATATGACGAGAGCAAAATCGGCGTTTGTTCCATCGGCGCATCTCCGATGTATCCTGGCGTGTCGGGAATGGGAGAGTCATCATGTCGTTTTTTTACCTCCGCCTCAGAGGCTGGGCCATCGTATCAGCATCATCATGCGTGGTCAAGCAGGGAATTCTGCTGCCTGCGACAAATTCCCCTGTGCTTGTCGCGCTATTGCAGAACGGGAGCGAAGGCTCTACTATTGAAGCGGCATTGACATCATGAAGAGGCTCGCACTGCTTATCGGGCTGTGGCCGCTGCTTGGCTTAACCGGAGCCATTTACCATTGGCCGGGGTTCATCCCTTCCGTCCCGGCAGTCACATTCGTTCGATGGACTCAAGACCCTCGTCGCCCTCCGCCGAATCCGGGAAGCCCGGATCGTTCCGGTGCAGCGGCTATCACGTTTGGGGGGAAAACAAGCGAAGATGTCCTGCCGAATCCCTATCGGTTTCAGGCTCCGCCGGAAAAGACCATCGAAGCTGCGGATCAACTACTCAAAGACCTGCAGCTTGAGCTGGACAAGGAGAAGAGCCAGCCCCGTGCGGGCATCTTTGTCACCACCTGGTACGTTTTCTCCCGAGGGATTACGGCCCGGAGCGAGCTGGCGCGGGTGGCCGACATGAGCGATCAGGAGATTCACAACTGGACGGCAGCCCGATATCGGCTCGACATTCGCATTAATCTCGTCGAACCGAATGCGTCGCTGGTCACGGTCACGGCGGAGATCGAAGGCCGCTCTCAGGATGTCCTGGCGAGCGCCTGGATCAAACGCCCGTCGAAGGGAGTGATCGAGAACAATATCTTGCGTCTCTTGCGCGAACGGTTGGAGGCTCGGTGAGCATGACCGACTTCGCTCTGCTGGTAGGTGTCATCGTTCTGGCGGTCGGGATCGCCATTTATGCTCTTCGACAATACCTCCACGAACGCATGATGAGCCCCGGCTCACGGGATGCACCTGGCACTCGCCGACCGTCGGGTGCGGCGATGACGGCTTCGGTCTCGAGTGAAAGCGCGGCTGCTTCCGCCGTGTCGGAGCCGTCTCCGCCGGCGAGAGGTTCTCCATTGCCGGTGTCACCTCCTGCCCGGGCAGCGGCGTCTCCATCTCCGGCCATAGGGGGAAGCCAAGCGCCGGCTGGGACTCAGCCATTGGGGGAGAGGGGCGCGGGACACTCCTTGCCTGTCGCTTCATCGCGTGGGACGGCAGGGCCTGCTTTGCTCCACCGCGCGAGCGAGCGGCGCGGCAGCCTGTTGATCAGCCCGGCGCTTCCGCCAGAAGTCGAACGGGCTCGCCTGGCGCGCGAGTTGCACCAGTTGACTCATCGCTCGCGTCGGCAGCGATGGATTGCTCTGGCGGTGGGAGTGATCCTCGCGGGGCTCATCCCGCTCTATCTGTTCGTGCCCGCCGTTCATGAACGGTTGAATCCGCATGTAACCTATCTGCGCATTCGATTGGGGTTACAGCCCCCGCCGCCCCCTCCTGAGCCCACGCTCGCGCCGCGAGACCTGGAAGTGTCGTATTCCAATGAGCTGAGAGAGACAAACGGAAAGATCGTCCTCACCGGCACGGTGAGAAATGTCAGCGCGCAAAAGACCTTCACCAATCTCTTCGCGGAACTGTCGCTTGTCCGCAAAGAGGGCCGACTCATCGAAACGCGCGTGGTGGCCGTCAAACCGGCGACGCTCGCTCCCGGTCAGGAGGGGCGCTATGAGCTGATCGTTCCGGCATCCGAGTTCATCGGCAACCGCAAGGTCCGCATCTTTGCCGACGGTGTGGAGATTCCCTACCGGTATGTTTTGCCCGAGGGGATCGTGGAGGTGCAGAATTCCGGCTCGCCCGCATCACTCCCTCGCTCTTCGACGCGGAGAACCCCATGACGCTCCTCCGAATTCGCACCGAAGGCGACCAGGTTGTTGCCCTCTCCAGGTGGAGGTCAGCGTGACGCC from Blastocatellia bacterium carries:
- a CDS encoding FxLYD domain-containing protein gives rise to the protein MLHRASERRGSLLISPALPPEVERARLARELHQLTHRSRRQRWIALAVGVILAGLIPLYLFVPAVHERLNPHVTYLRIRLGLQPPPPPPEPTLAPRDLEVSYSNELRETNGKIVLTGTVRNVSAQKTFTNLFAELSLVRKEGRLIETRVVAVKPATLAPGQEGRYELIVPASEFIGNRKVRIFADGVEIPYRYVLPEGIVEVQNSGSPASLPRSSTRRTP